In the genome of Colletotrichum lupini chromosome 8, complete sequence, one region contains:
- a CDS encoding D-isomer specific 2-hydroxyacid dehydrogenase — protein sequence MIMLLPPPNKTLKGHKLLVLSQFPLPQEWLDRVRAEFPDLKVVHHELGWADRKPKDSFNHDEWKDVTILLTGSALPAIEDAPKLHYVQLQSAGANHILTDPLFKDTDVSFCTANGVHGPQISEWIITTFLSFQHQLPKYIDNYRSGHWQRGNDFVEDAVGRTIGILGYGSIGRQTARVATALGFKVHAYTLHPRPTPESKRDDSYTPPGLGDPEGKFPSKWFSGASKADLHAFLGSGLDLLVVATPLTDKTSHLLSAEEFGILAEKKTFISNIARGPIINTDDLITALEEGTIRGAALDVTDPEPLPDGHPLWKAKNLLITPHISGLSTSYGDRVLGILELNLKRLSEGKKLANLVNKREGY from the exons ATGATCATGCTCCTCCCGCCACCGAACAAGACCCTCAAGGGTCACAAGCTTCTAGTCCTCTCGCAATTCCCGCTGCCGCAAGAATGGCTTGACAGGGTGCGCGCCGAGTTCCCCGACCTGAAGGTGGTGCATCACGAGCTAGGCTGGGCCGACAGGAAACCAAAAGACAGCTTCAACCATGATGAGTGGAAGGACGTGACGATCCTGCTGACTGGCAGCGCCCTGCCCGCCATCGAGGACGCGCCCAAGCTGCACTACGTCCAGCTTCAGAGCGCTGGCGCCAATCACATCCTCACAGACCCGTTGTTCAAGGATACGGATGTGAGCTTTTGCACGGCGAATGGTGTCCATGG ACCTCAGATTTCTGAATGGATCATAACAACATTCCTCTCGTTCCAGCATCAAC TTCCTAAATATATCGACAACTACCGCTCCGGCCACTGGCAACGCGGCAACGATTTCGTAGAAGACGCAGTCGGCCGCACAAT AGGCATCCTCGGCTACGGCAGCATCGGCAGACAAACCGCCCGCGTCGCCACCGCCCTCGGCTTCAAAGTCCACGCCTACACCCTCCACCCGCGCCCGACCCCCGAATCCAAGCGCGACGACTCCTACACGCCCCCCGGGCTCGGCGACCCGGAGGGCAAGTTCCCCTCCAAATGGTTCTCGGGCGCCTCCAAGGCTGACCTGCACGCCTTTTTGGGTTCCGGGCTCGATTTGCTGGTCGTCGCGACGCCGTTGACGGATAAGACGAGTCACCTGCTCTCGGCCGAGGAGTTTGGCATCTTGGCGGAGAAGAAGACGTTCATTTCGAACATCGCGCGTGGtccgattattaatacggatGACTTGATTACGGCGCTGGAGGAGGGGACGATTCGAGGGGCGGCGCTGGATGTTACGGATCCGGAGCCGTTGCCTGATGGCCACCCGCTTTGGAAGGCGAAGAATCTGTTGATCACGCCGCATATTAGCGGGTTGTCTACGAGTTATGGGGACAGGGTTTTGGGGATTTTGGAGTTGAATTTGAAGAGGTTGAGTGAGGGGAAGAAGTTGGCTAATCTTGTGAACAAGAGGGAGGGATATTAG
- a CDS encoding acetyltransferase — translation MASVRHARREDIPTILSLIKELADYEHELDSVLATEETLGATVAFAPSSPQETTYTPGKPQTEPTSPSKPARCLLLFNEAGEGVGMALYFYNYSTWRAKPGVYLEDLYVRLSERKKGYGKRLLVELAKEVVAMEGGRLEWSVLKWNEPSIKFYESIGAKAMNDWVGMRVDGDALPKLAGLLDSGYLSEMLSLTICGILLPYTDSRYLGFLASLGAFGLMGMLEAV, via the exons ATGGCATCTGTCCGACACGCCCGCCGGGAGG ATATCCCCACCATCCTAAGCCTCATCAAAGAGCTCGCAGACTACGAGCACGAGCTCGACAGCGTCCTTGCCACAGAAGAGACCCTCGGCGCCACAGTCGCCTTTGCGCCCTCGTCACCCCAGGAAACAACCTACACGCCAGGCAAACCCCAAACGGAGCCCACATCGCCGTCGAAACCCGCGCGttgcctcctcctcttcaacGAGGCCGGCGAGGGCGTCGGCATGGCCCTCTACTTTTACAACTACAGCACCTGGCGCGCCAAGCCGGGCGTCTACCTCGAGGACCTCTACGTGCGTCTGTCGGAGCGCAAGAAGGGCTACGGCAAGCGGCTGCTCGTCGAGCTGGCCAAGGAGGTCGTCGCCATGGAGGGCGGGCGGCTCGAGTGGTCCGTCTTGAAGTGGAATGAGCCGAGTATCAAGTTTTACGAGTCCATTGGCGCAAAGGCCATGAACGACTGGGTTGGCATGCGCGTCGATGGCGACGCCCTGCCGAAGCTGGCTGGCTTGCTTGATTC AGGATACCTTTCTGAGATGCTCTCCCTCACTATCTGTGGCATTCTTTTGCCT TACACGGACTCTCGATATCTCGGCTTTCTAGCCTCCCTGGGCGCCTTTGGCTTGATGGGTATGTTAGAGGCGGTATGA